The following DNA comes from Acidobacteriota bacterium.
CGGACAGCACAAGCCGTGCGGATGAAGCTGCTGCGCCAACCACAACGTGCAGGCTTCGGCATCTAGGAGATCGTTAAGGGGAAAGTCAATCATTCCCTAAGCTTACCCCTGGCGATGCAAACTGACTACACATGAGCCAAAAATGTACGTGCGCGTCGTTGAAGCCGGGCACAACGCGCTTGCCTTTCAAATCAATGACGCGCGTGTTCGCCCCAGCCAGCTTGCGGATTTGCGCGGTCGTGCCGACGGCGACGATGTGATTGCCGAGACAGGCGATGGCTTCGGCTTCGGGCTGCTGCGCGTTACCCGTCCAGATTTTGCCGTTAAGCAAAATCAGATCGGCGCTCAGCGGCGCGAAAAACGGCAGGAAACTAACGAGCAAAAGACACGCGGTTAGATTGCGTCTCATCGGGTTCTCCGGTTTGTGAGTTGCGTGAATTGAACCTCAAGCGGCGCCGAGGGTAACACAGCTCGCGAGGTTGAACCGTTGTGGCCCCACACTTCAACGTGCGACAGGCCAACAGACAACTCATTTTGCCAATTGCGAGTGTTTTGTCTGCACGGTTTCCCAGGCAAAACGGCGGCAATTTGTCAGATGAATGACCGGCTGTATTCCTAAAGCCGCAGCAAAATACACTTGCCGCTAGAACAGTGTAGCAACTCAACGCCGCTTTCAATTCGATGAAATGCGGCTAAACCCATACTTGACAGTAAACAGAAAGAGGAGGAGCAATGGCACAAAGAAAAATCAAGACCGTTGATGGGCAACGCTTCGAAGATCATTGCGATCGCTTTCAGGAACGTAATGACTGCATCTTGTACAAGCAAGGGCTCTTTAACACGGTGAAAATCAACAAGCGAAACATTTCTACGGATAACATCCACGGTGCTGCCGGAGAAATGATGATTCTTGTATTGATGGTGTTGGGTGTATTGATGGCAGGGTTTGTAATTCTGAGTAACTCTGCCAGGTAACTCCCCGCTAACAACAAACTGGGTAGTGGCTAAATCGAGTGGGACGGCTTAGCGGTGTAACCATAGCCACTACCCGCGTTTACTCTGGGGAAAGCGCGGGCTTTCACCCGATCTCTAACCGGTACCCTTTCCCCCGCAAAGTGGTGATGCAGTTGCTGGGCAATCCGCTTTGCTCTAACCGTATTCGCAAACGTTTGATCATAGCGTGCAGCGCGTCATCGGTGGGACTGTTGCCGCGTTGATATTCGTCAGGGTAGACCACGGCAACAATTTCATCCTTGGTACGTAGGCGGCCAGGCTCTAAACAAAGATACTCCAACAGCAGCAACTCTTTCCTCGTCAGAGGCGGAACCATTTGTTGCCCGCCCACCCAAACTTCGCCCGCCGTATCAATCCGAATTGGGCCGGCTTGAGTTTTGGTCGAGTGAGCGGCGCTGGCTTTCTGCGCTGCAATATATTCGGTGAACAGGACGCCGAACGGGCGGGTTATTTGATTTTCCTCTTTAACCAAATGTTTGAGCCGCAACCGCCTGCCCGCTTCGGCGTTGCCGGGGGCAGCCTTCCGCTTAATAACGAGGTCACGCAAGACAGTACGCTCATCCTCGCCCAGGCCATCCCAGAGCTTGCCGCATTCCGTGCGCACATCGTCTACTTGAAGCAGTCCGGCAAGCGCCTGTTCATCGCTTTCCGGCAAGCTCACTTGGCCTTTCACCAGAGCCAAACAAGCCGCCTTCAACAAACCCGGATGCCCGCCAGTCAAGCCAATCAAACGCTCGCTTGTTTCCACCGGCAAGCCTACGCCATAACGTCCCGCGACACGCTGAAGTAAGCCGAGCGCATCCTCTCTCTCATAAGGGCCAAGCCCCATAACATTCGCCGAGAACAGTTCATAAAATTCCTCGTGTTCCGCCCCTAAACGCAACTGCGGCAACTCTTCACGCGTGAACACCAGATACGAGACACGATATTTGTGCTCATCGCGCAGCGCACGCAGATGAACGAAGAAGTGCGGATTGAACGTCTGATAGGCTTCATCGAATTGATCGAAGAGGCAAACCAAATGCAGGTCGGGATCGGAGCCAAGCACCGCGCTTACCGCGTGCCCAAAAACACGCCGGCAGGCTGCCGCGTCAGCGGATTGCTGAATGAACTGCGTAATACCAGCCACGTAATCAATAACATCCTGCTCAATCACCTGCTGCTCACACTCAACCAAGAGCCGTTCGGAGAGCAATTCATACGCGGCGCGCTCGGACAACTCAGACAACGCGTGCGAATCTGCGGCAAGGAAAAGGTAGCGCTGCAAGGCATCGCTCAAATAGTGTTGCCGCACAGCCGGCGTCAGCAAATGGCGAAACAAATTGCTCTTGGCCATACCGCTAACACCAATCAGCGAACAGGAATCACCCGCACGCACACACCGGACGACCTGTTCGACCAGCGGTTGGCGGTAAGTTAGCGGATGCGTTTTCAGATTGGCGGCTTGTGTGTTTACGTTGAACATACCTGACCTTGTTATTGTTGTTGCCGACGTCTTTTCGACTCCGCAATGGCCTTCAAAAGTTGCGGCCAGCCATCCTCCTGATAGAGCTGGATGGCATGATACTTCGCTAAACGCTCTGGCAAATCACATTCTTCCAACATAACAGGAATGATGAAGATGTCGCGCGGCAACATCTCTTGAACTTTGTCGACCGCTTGATTGGCCTCTCGTTGAAAAAAGCCGCGTTTTCCAACCGAGTTTTTTGAAAGACATGAAATGAAAATCGCAGAGTTTTCAATCGCCAGTTTAATACTGCCATTCCAATCCTCTCCCCCAACAAGCTCCTTATGATCTATCCAAGGCTCATGCCCTGCATCTGATAGTTGTTGATACAACCTATCAACTTTATCCCTGTCTTCACT
Coding sequences within:
- a CDS encoding winged helix-turn-helix domain-containing protein; translation: MPQLRLGAEHEEFYELFSANVMGLGPYEREDALGLLQRVAGRYGVGLPVETSERLIGLTGGHPGLLKAACLALVKGQVSLPESDEQALAGLLQVDDVRTECGKLWDGLGEDERTVLRDLVIKRKAAPGNAEAGRRLRLKHLVKEENQITRPFGVLFTEYIAAQKASAAHSTKTQAGPIRIDTAGEVWVGGQQMVPPLTRKELLLLEYLCLEPGRLRTKDEIVAVVYPDEYQRGNSPTDDALHAMIKRLRIRLEQSGLPSNCITTLRGKGYRLEIG